One region of bacterium genomic DNA includes:
- a CDS encoding flippase-like domain-containing protein produces MKKRLKNILPWCMACGIFYLLFTQTPPKNILNAILHANIPLLLFYIVLYFTVVMLLDVWALQLALSRFVAKLNYSETLLMRGATYLLMVINYNVGQGGIVFYLKRTHEAPVFKTIGTLLLMTVIDFSIMLFLALVSVFFNDIQYHNIALKPYVYTLAILFYGGFFIWIAFWLNFKKPFLQKLILVPWINKLVHRDIFYAFKEASLKDYLKFTLLRLPLIVTIVAALYLMIHGFYSHVPFSKIFLYGPIVLFSGAIPITPSGLGTSQALFVEFFKSSLTSPLVTNGTLTPSEILLAGGLIGAFGNLTLKAVFGLYCLSKKSKDLFTPPSP; encoded by the coding sequence ATGAAAAAACGGCTTAAAAATATACTCCCCTGGTGCATGGCTTGCGGGATTTTTTACCTTCTTTTTACACAAACACCACCTAAAAACATCCTTAACGCTATACTCCACGCTAATATCCCGCTCCTTCTCTTTTATATCGTGTTGTATTTTACGGTTGTGATGCTTTTGGATGTATGGGCCTTGCAATTAGCCCTCTCACGCTTTGTTGCCAAACTCAATTATTCCGAAACGCTCCTTATGCGGGGCGCCACATATTTACTGATGGTTATTAATTACAATGTAGGTCAGGGAGGTATTGTTTTTTACTTAAAACGTACCCATGAAGCTCCTGTTTTTAAAACCATAGGCACTCTTTTACTCATGACCGTTATCGATTTTTCTATCATGCTTTTTTTGGCACTGGTCTCAGTATTTTTTAACGATATCCAATACCACAATATAGCGCTGAAACCTTATGTGTATACTCTGGCCATTCTTTTTTATGGCGGTTTCTTTATATGGATTGCCTTTTGGCTCAATTTTAAAAAGCCATTTTTGCAAAAATTAATTTTGGTGCCCTGGATTAACAAACTAGTGCATCGTGATATTTTTTACGCTTTTAAAGAAGCAAGCCTAAAAGACTATTTAAAATTTACCTTACTACGCCTACCGTTAATTGTCACAATAGTAGCGGCTCTTTATCTCATGATTCATGGTTTTTACAGTCATGTGCCCTTTAGCAAAATCTTTTTATATGGCCCTATTGTACTCTTTTCGGGAGCCATCCCCATCACCCCTTCAGGGCTTGGCACCTCACAAGCTCTCTTTGTAGAATTTTTTAAATCAAGCCTTACTAGCCCCTTGGTAACAAATGGCACCTTAACCCCCAGCGAAATTTTATTAGCAGGAGGTTTAATTGGAGCCTTTGGTAATTTAACTTTGAAGGCCGTATTTGGATTGTATTGTTTATCTAAAAAATCGAAGGATCTGTTTACTCCCCCCTCTCCCTAA
- the glnA gene encoding type I glutamate--ammonia ligase yields MSLKTAKDVIAFAKDAKCKVVDLKFVDLFGTWQHFSISMDELHEDLFEEGSGFDGSSIRGWQAINESDMVLIPDPSTAKIDPFCAETTLSMIGDVREPIGKTTYARDPRNIAKKAEAYLKSTGIGDICYVGPEAEFFIFDHVAFEQNAHTGYYRIDSNEAVWNSGNEAGINLGNKIRHKEGYFPVAPADTQQDIRSEMILEMEKVGIRVEKHHHEVATAGQAEIDVRFDSLLSMADTMMWYKYIVKNVAARHGKTATFMPKPMFGDNGSGMHTHQSIWKDGKPLFAGDKYAGFSQMGLWYIGGILKHAPALVALTNPTTNSYRRLVPGYEAPVKLAYSSRNRSAAVRIPMYSQSPKAKRLEFRTPDPTCNPYVAFSAMLMAGLDGIQNKIDPGAPMDKNIYGLSAEELANIPSIPGSLDEALNNLKNDHEWLIKGGVFDQDFVHNWIDYKMENEVGPVRLRPSPYEFHLYFDC; encoded by the coding sequence ATGAGTCTCAAAACAGCAAAAGACGTCATTGCCTTTGCAAAAGACGCAAAATGTAAAGTGGTCGACCTTAAATTTGTCGATCTCTTTGGTACCTGGCAACACTTTTCCATTTCGATGGATGAACTTCACGAAGATTTGTTTGAAGAAGGAAGCGGCTTTGACGGCTCTTCTATTCGCGGATGGCAAGCCATCAACGAATCGGACATGGTGTTAATTCCTGATCCCTCTACGGCTAAAATTGATCCTTTTTGTGCTGAAACCACTCTCTCCATGATTGGTGATGTTCGCGAACCTATTGGTAAAACCACTTATGCTCGCGATCCTCGTAATATTGCTAAAAAAGCCGAAGCTTACTTAAAGTCTACCGGCATTGGTGATATTTGTTATGTAGGTCCCGAAGCCGAATTCTTTATTTTTGACCACGTGGCTTTTGAACAAAATGCCCACACCGGTTACTACCGCATCGATTCCAACGAAGCTGTTTGGAACAGCGGCAACGAAGCCGGCATCAACTTGGGAAATAAAATCCGTCATAAAGAAGGTTATTTCCCTGTTGCTCCCGCCGATACCCAGCAAGACATCCGTTCTGAAATGATTTTGGAAATGGAAAAAGTGGGTATCCGTGTAGAAAAACACCACCACGAAGTGGCTACCGCCGGTCAGGCCGAAATCGACGTTCGTTTCGATTCACTCCTTTCTATGGCTGATACCATGATGTGGTATAAATATATTGTTAAAAACGTGGCTGCTCGTCACGGCAAAACCGCAACCTTTATGCCCAAACCCATGTTTGGTGATAACGGTTCGGGTATGCACACTCACCAATCCATCTGGAAAGATGGCAAACCCTTGTTTGCTGGTGATAAATATGCCGGTTTCTCGCAAATGGGCCTTTGGTACATTGGCGGTATCTTAAAGCACGCTCCTGCTCTTGTTGCTTTAACCAACCCCACCACCAACAGCTATCGCCGCTTGGTGCCGGGTTATGAAGCTCCTGTGAAGCTTGCTTACTCGTCGCGTAACCGTTCGGCTGCCGTACGTATTCCCATGTACTCGCAATCGCCTAAGGCTAAACGCTTGGAATTCCGTACTCCCGATCCTACCTGTAACCCGTACGTGGCTTTCTCGGCCATGCTTATGGCAGGTTTGGATGGTATCCAAAACAAAATTGATCCGGGTGCCCCGATGGATAAAAACATCTACGGCTTATCGGCTGAAGAATTGGCCAATATCCCGTCTATTCCCGGTAGCTTGGACGAAGCTCTTAATAACCTTAAGAACGATCACGAATGGCTCATTAAAGGCGGCGTGTTCGATCAAGACTTCGTACACAACTGGATTGACTATAAAATGGAAAACGAAGTGGGACCTGTTCGTCTTCGTCCTTCTCCGTACGAATTCCACCTGTATTTTGACTGCTAA